From Vibrio splendidus, a single genomic window includes:
- a CDS encoding tetratricopeptide repeat protein, whose product MDTIIKQAIELRKEEKYQASRDLLATLLTDENYAAKAHLQIAWSYDNQGKEQQAIDHYVLSLSGVLSSVERFDALFGLASTYRSLGLYAEALSYFEQTMAEYPDSIEVKPFYAMCLYNLGRHKEATSLLLELLVSTTNSEAIKEYQRAISLYAQDLDKTW is encoded by the coding sequence ATGGACACCATTATCAAACAAGCAATCGAACTGCGAAAAGAAGAGAAGTATCAAGCGTCGCGTGACTTACTGGCAACGCTACTCACTGATGAAAACTATGCGGCGAAAGCTCATTTACAGATTGCGTGGTCTTACGACAACCAAGGCAAAGAGCAACAGGCGATTGATCACTATGTGCTGTCTCTGTCTGGCGTGCTTTCTTCAGTAGAGCGTTTTGATGCATTGTTCGGCTTGGCGAGTACTTATCGAAGCCTTGGTCTCTATGCAGAGGCTTTAAGCTATTTCGAACAGACTATGGCTGAGTATCCTGACTCGATAGAAGTGAAACCTTTCTACGCTATGTGCTTGTACAATTTAGGTCGCCATAAAGAGGCGACATCGCTGTTACTTGAGCTTTTAGTTTCCACGACGAATAGCGAAGCGATCAAAGAGTACCAACGAGCGATCTCTTTATATGCTCAAGACTTAGATAAAACCTGGTAA
- the cyaB gene encoding class IV adenylate cyclase, translating into MTNDHFKGKYEVELKYRLSSKSEFLETLNLIPHEVMLQDNLECDWYFDSPDRSLQAQNKSLCIRTMEPSGIKLWIVKGPEPDRCEATNITDATNAKSMLENLGYKVILKAQKTRSIYFVGEFHITVDSLAGIGDFAEFAIMTNDESKLSVYKSELELLASKFGLTQSALQTQSYKQMFEEMNA; encoded by the coding sequence ATGACTAACGATCATTTCAAAGGTAAATATGAGGTTGAGCTGAAGTATCGACTTAGCTCTAAGTCTGAGTTCTTGGAAACTTTGAACCTAATTCCTCATGAAGTAATGCTGCAAGACAACCTAGAATGCGATTGGTATTTCGATAGCCCTGATAGAAGCTTACAGGCTCAGAACAAAAGCTTGTGTATTCGTACTATGGAGCCGTCGGGCATCAAGTTATGGATTGTAAAAGGCCCTGAGCCTGATCGATGCGAAGCGACAAATATAACCGATGCGACGAATGCCAAGAGCATGCTAGAGAACTTGGGATACAAAGTGATTCTTAAAGCGCAGAAAACTCGCAGTATTTACTTTGTTGGAGAGTTCCATATCACGGTCGATTCTCTTGCGGGTATCGGTGATTTTGCTGAGTTTGCAATCATGACGAATGATGAGTCTAAGTTGTCTGTGTATAAAAGTGAGCTTGAGTTGTTAGCCAGTAAGTTCGGGCTGACTCAATCGGCACTGCAAACTCAGTCTTATAAACAGATGTTCGAGGAAATGAACGCATAG
- a CDS encoding DUF2059 domain-containing protein, with protein MFKGFSLVLSVFICTFAQANTSVEFETAQELLTAMDVDKQMLGGFEAMLPIVNQLAGKLELNSQETDQLKDIYKDWFENDIDRVKMRIEIAKLYSNQFTVTEMNQIIEFYDTPIGQKLIQKSPELAKLGAQIGMTEAQEKQQQLLEKITPFIKEHSAK; from the coding sequence ATGTTTAAAGGGTTTAGTCTAGTCTTGTCAGTTTTCATTTGTACATTTGCACAAGCTAATACTTCCGTTGAGTTTGAAACTGCGCAAGAATTGTTGACGGCGATGGATGTTGACAAACAAATGTTAGGTGGCTTCGAGGCCATGTTGCCAATCGTTAATCAGCTTGCGGGTAAGCTTGAGCTTAACTCTCAAGAAACTGACCAACTAAAAGATATTTATAAAGATTGGTTTGAAAATGATATTGATAGAGTAAAAATGCGTATCGAAATTGCAAAGCTCTATTCTAATCAGTTTACCGTTACGGAAATGAACCAAATAATAGAGTTCTACGACACGCCAATTGGGCAAAAGCTGATACAAAAATCGCCAGAGTTAGCAAAGCTTGGAGCGCAGATTGGCATGACAGAGGCTCAAGAGAAGCAACAACAATTACTTGAAAAAATCACTCCTTTCATAAAGGAGCATAGTGCTAAGTAA
- a CDS encoding DJ-1/PfpI family protein, with protein sequence MNIGIYIYNQAEVLDFSGPFEVFSTAKRLGAEDLNVFMVSEHAEPVVARGGLKVLTDYSLQNHPEIDLLMVVGGVHTDEMNKSNVLDWLVSVEPNAEQIVSVCTGVFLLAKAGLLKGLTVTTHWEDISDLALQFPDLNVVSDKRWVTSEKYTTSGGISSGIDMSLHLISERYGLEFATVVARQMEYNWQRYT encoded by the coding sequence ATGAACATCGGTATATATATTTATAATCAAGCAGAAGTTCTCGATTTCTCTGGCCCATTTGAAGTTTTTAGTACGGCAAAGCGCTTAGGTGCTGAAGATCTAAATGTATTCATGGTTTCTGAGCACGCCGAGCCAGTTGTCGCCCGTGGTGGGCTTAAGGTTCTGACTGACTACTCGTTACAAAATCATCCAGAGATAGATTTGTTAATGGTAGTTGGCGGTGTGCATACTGACGAGATGAACAAGTCGAATGTACTGGATTGGTTGGTATCCGTTGAGCCAAATGCTGAACAAATTGTGTCAGTTTGTACTGGCGTGTTTTTATTGGCTAAAGCTGGCTTACTTAAGGGGTTAACTGTCACTACCCATTGGGAAGATATTTCCGATTTGGCATTACAGTTTCCTGATTTAAATGTGGTTAGTGATAAACGATGGGTAACGTCGGAGAAGTACACAACTTCAGGAGGCATTTCTTCAGGCATCGACATGAGTTTACATCTGATATCTGAGCGCTATGGTTTAGAATTTGCCACGGTAGTCGCTCGGCAAATGGAGTACAACTGGCAGCGATACACATAA
- a CDS encoding YkgJ family cysteine cluster protein, with the protein MNNNREIIAYLRESIPAFECVKGCHDCCGPVTTSSEEMSRLPMKSDAEHEAALDEYNCVHLGPNGCEVYEERPLICRLFGTTPRMACPNGCRPTEMVDLKIERQVHYFIRNTRQVLV; encoded by the coding sequence ATGAACAATAATAGAGAAATCATTGCATACCTCCGCGAAAGTATTCCAGCGTTTGAATGCGTTAAGGGTTGTCATGATTGTTGTGGGCCAGTGACGACCTCCTCGGAAGAAATGTCGCGATTACCAATGAAATCTGACGCGGAACATGAAGCGGCCTTAGATGAATATAACTGTGTGCATTTAGGGCCTAATGGGTGCGAAGTGTATGAAGAAAGGCCACTAATCTGCCGATTGTTTGGCACAACACCTCGTATGGCATGTCCAAATGGGTGTCGCCCAACGGAGATGGTCGATTTAAAAATTGAACGTCAGGTGCATTACTTCATCAGGAACACTCGCCAAGTTTTAGTGTAG
- a CDS encoding RDD family protein, producing MDNEQLEYAGFWVRLGAALIDTFLFLLVTMPLLYWVYGDYYFDSDEFILGGWDMLLNWVFPFIATVIFWVYRSGTPGKIALKLQVVNAETGEALSTGKSILRYLAYYVSILPLCFGFVWIAFSGKKQGWHDLIANTVVVRPTNKGIEPVKFGKRA from the coding sequence ATGGACAATGAGCAATTAGAGTATGCAGGCTTTTGGGTGCGATTAGGAGCTGCGTTGATTGATACCTTCCTGTTCTTGCTTGTGACTATGCCTTTATTGTATTGGGTATATGGTGACTACTATTTTGATTCAGATGAGTTCATCTTAGGCGGTTGGGATATGTTGTTAAATTGGGTGTTCCCTTTTATCGCAACGGTTATATTCTGGGTTTATCGATCAGGCACTCCAGGAAAAATTGCTTTGAAGCTTCAAGTTGTGAATGCGGAGACCGGAGAGGCGCTTTCTACGGGCAAATCAATTTTAAGGTACCTTGCGTATTACGTAAGTATTCTTCCACTGTGTTTTGGCTTTGTTTGGATTGCGTTTAGCGGAAAGAAACAAGGTTGGCATGATTTAATTGCCAATACAGTCGTTGTTAGACCTACAAATAAAGGTATTGAACCCGTAAAGTTTGGAAAGCGAGCTTAA
- a CDS encoding LysE family translocator produces the protein MFPLDIFVTYTLACLLLVISPGPDNLLAIGRGLSQGRLAAIMSGMSSGVGILFHVVAATFGLTLLIQTSEVAFYVVKLVGAAYLICLGVKVLRTRNLFTLEPAKKQPLKVIFSTGFLSAALNPKPGMFVLAFVPQFVNPSLGSVTTQMIGYGVWFALLTAVGFSLMGVFSSQLSEWFRNKPKLVSGLNIGAGITFVSSGLAVAFMKQR, from the coding sequence ATGTTTCCATTAGATATATTTGTTACTTACACGCTGGCTTGTTTACTGCTAGTTATCTCTCCGGGGCCGGATAATTTGCTCGCTATAGGTCGGGGTTTAAGCCAAGGCCGATTGGCAGCAATAATGTCAGGTATGTCTTCTGGGGTGGGTATTCTATTTCATGTCGTTGCCGCGACCTTTGGGCTTACCCTTCTCATTCAAACTTCTGAAGTAGCGTTTTACGTTGTCAAACTCGTTGGCGCAGCTTACCTAATTTGCTTGGGTGTGAAAGTGCTTCGTACGAGAAATTTGTTCACATTAGAACCAGCGAAAAAACAGCCTCTAAAAGTCATCTTTTCTACGGGTTTTCTATCTGCCGCGCTTAATCCAAAGCCAGGTATGTTTGTTCTTGCTTTTGTACCTCAATTTGTAAACCCAAGTTTAGGGTCAGTGACAACTCAAATGATCGGTTATGGCGTTTGGTTTGCTTTATTAACGGCAGTTGGCTTTAGCTTAATGGGTGTTTTCTCGTCTCAATTGTCAGAGTGGTTCAGGAACAAGCCTAAGTTAGTATCAGGGTTGAATATTGGTGCAGGTATTACATTCGTATCTTCTGGGTTAGCTGTGGCGTTTATGAAGCAGCGATAA
- a CDS encoding response regulator: MEKLNLICVDDQREVLSAVVQDLEPLASWLNIEDCESAQEVLDLIDELDAEGEHITVIVSDHVMPGKTGVELLTDVFHDSRFPNTKKILLTGQATHTDTINAINAAGIDRYFEKPWQASTLVECIRTLVTEYIFDQGLDYTDYQNELDQQVVLRRLR, encoded by the coding sequence ATGGAGAAGCTTAATTTAATCTGTGTCGATGACCAGAGAGAAGTACTGAGCGCAGTGGTACAAGATTTAGAGCCGCTGGCGAGTTGGCTGAATATTGAAGATTGTGAATCAGCACAAGAAGTGCTTGATCTCATTGATGAACTTGACGCAGAAGGCGAACACATTACCGTCATCGTGTCTGATCATGTGATGCCAGGGAAAACGGGTGTGGAGTTACTCACTGACGTGTTCCATGACAGCCGCTTTCCGAATACAAAGAAAATTCTTCTTACGGGGCAGGCCACTCACACCGATACCATCAATGCGATTAATGCAGCAGGTATCGACCGTTACTTTGAAAAGCCTTGGCAAGCAAGCACGTTAGTTGAATGCATTCGCACTCTTGTCACTGAGTACATATTTGATCAAGGGCTTGATTACACGGACTATCAGAATGAGCTTGACCAGCAGGTTGTGTTGAGACGCTTGCGCTAG
- a CDS encoding ATP-binding protein, producing the protein MYQQKLEALIDRYFNQTERRVTCRAGNTIIEQSALNTRLYYVFSGELEGFYTEANAPRVRVFSAGSGAFIGVHSFFSGNWTASSTVVAKTDVELAWIDKDTPAEDERNFGPLTAQFTPVIVNELSRRQRRATQEAIAKQKALEKLHTAEQMTTLGQLAAGIAHELNNAIGVVNSKSGRLETVIMDLLEEVHPEASQFFDFGLMHGQKTSSSEARTRGRQFERKYGLDKNIARSLAKAIPIDALSATDVISKHWLKNPEEAIRFWQMGCDLHDLRLASRHTVGIVKSVKQLGRVDIDTEEAVDINDSINHALSLLQSELRRVSVRLSPADLPTFKGSKTELVQIWVNIVKNACDAMSNSDDAAIEIQTRLSKKRILVTITNNGPEIDEVTRRKVFQPNFTTKKGGLSFGLGLGLSIVKRIVAGYGGSIIVKSDASKTVFRIKLPVEGEHGEA; encoded by the coding sequence GTGTATCAACAAAAGCTAGAAGCACTTATCGATCGTTATTTTAATCAGACAGAACGTCGGGTGACGTGCCGTGCCGGTAACACCATTATTGAACAATCAGCGTTAAACACTCGTTTATATTATGTGTTTAGTGGAGAACTGGAAGGGTTTTATACCGAAGCGAATGCACCGCGAGTACGCGTTTTTAGCGCGGGTAGTGGGGCTTTTATAGGCGTTCATAGCTTCTTTTCAGGTAATTGGACAGCATCTTCAACGGTTGTTGCTAAAACCGATGTTGAGTTAGCGTGGATCGATAAAGACACGCCTGCAGAAGATGAACGTAACTTTGGCCCTCTTACCGCACAGTTCACACCTGTGATTGTCAATGAGTTGTCGCGTCGTCAACGCCGTGCAACACAGGAAGCGATTGCGAAACAAAAAGCGCTAGAGAAGTTACATACTGCTGAGCAAATGACAACCTTGGGTCAATTGGCTGCAGGGATTGCTCATGAGCTTAACAACGCTATTGGTGTAGTAAATAGTAAATCTGGCCGACTTGAAACGGTCATCATGGATCTACTTGAAGAAGTGCATCCAGAAGCCAGTCAATTTTTCGATTTTGGGTTAATGCATGGTCAGAAAACGTCGTCGTCAGAAGCACGAACACGTGGGCGACAATTTGAAAGAAAATATGGTTTAGACAAAAACATTGCTCGCTCTCTTGCAAAGGCGATTCCAATTGACGCTTTATCTGCAACAGACGTTATTTCAAAACATTGGCTGAAAAACCCAGAAGAAGCGATTCGTTTTTGGCAGATGGGCTGTGATTTACATGATTTACGTTTGGCATCTAGACACACCGTCGGCATCGTAAAATCGGTTAAACAACTTGGCAGAGTTGATATTGACACCGAAGAAGCGGTTGATATTAATGACTCTATTAACCATGCCTTATCGTTGTTACAAAGTGAGTTACGTAGAGTATCTGTGCGATTGAGCCCTGCAGATTTGCCGACTTTTAAAGGCTCGAAAACAGAGCTCGTTCAGATTTGGGTCAACATTGTAAAGAATGCTTGTGATGCAATGTCGAATTCAGACGATGCTGCAATAGAAATTCAAACCAGATTAAGTAAGAAAAGAATATTAGTTACGATCACAAATAACGGCCCTGAGATAGACGAGGTGACTCGTAGAAAGGTATTTCAGCCCAACTTCACCACTAAAAAAGGTGGTTTATCGTTTGGATTGGGCTTGGGTTTATCAATAGTTAAGCGGATTGTGGCGGGTTATGGCGGAAGCATCATTGTGAAAAGTGATGCTTCTAAAACTGTATTTAGAATCAAGTTACCAGTAGAGGGTGAACATGGAGAAGCTTAA
- a CDS encoding SLC13 family permease: protein MRPYIKYIIPILIPFIILVMPLSAFPFEGLTIIQQRVIAIFLLAALCWVFEPIPIYATSVVIIVLQLLMLSDKGLIFLRFEHGQEHFGELLKYSDIMATFASPIIMLFLGGFFLAMAATKYRLDVNLARVLLKPFGQDPKFVMLGLMLITGIFSMFMSNTATTAMMLSILTPVLAVFGPKDPGRIAFALCIPVAANIGGIGTPIGTPPNAIALKYLVGDNLITFGEWMAFGVPFVVIMMALAWFLIGFMYKADQKKIELSIKGKFLKTPKAIAVYATFALTIILWLMGSSHGMNSYTVALIPVAVFSLTGIINKEDLKKISWDVLWLVSGGIALGLALDKTGLARLVVHSIPFDAYSPYVVLFGAAFLCLVMANFMSHTATANLLMPIMAALGSSMASLTPLGGELTLILVVTFAASLGMSLPISTPPNALAHATGHVQSNQMARIGIILGVVGVLLSFVMVWVLHSIGHIG from the coding sequence ATGCGCCCCTATATTAAATACATTATCCCTATTTTAATTCCTTTCATTATCCTCGTAATGCCGCTATCAGCGTTTCCATTCGAAGGTCTTACGATTATTCAACAACGCGTTATCGCGATTTTTTTATTAGCGGCATTGTGCTGGGTGTTCGAGCCCATCCCGATTTACGCGACGTCTGTTGTTATTATCGTTCTGCAGTTGTTGATGTTGTCGGATAAAGGGCTGATCTTTTTAAGGTTTGAGCATGGGCAGGAACATTTTGGTGAGTTGTTAAAATACAGCGACATAATGGCGACATTCGCCAGCCCAATCATCATGCTGTTTTTGGGCGGTTTTTTCTTAGCGATGGCCGCCACTAAGTATCGATTAGACGTAAACTTAGCCCGTGTATTATTGAAGCCATTTGGACAAGACCCAAAGTTTGTGATGCTCGGTTTAATGTTGATCACTGGTATCTTTTCGATGTTTATGTCTAACACGGCAACAACGGCAATGATGCTATCTATTTTAACGCCGGTACTGGCTGTGTTTGGCCCGAAAGACCCCGGACGTATAGCGTTTGCGCTTTGTATTCCTGTTGCCGCTAACATCGGTGGAATTGGTACCCCGATCGGTACCCCCCCGAACGCTATCGCACTTAAATATTTAGTTGGCGACAACCTAATTACGTTCGGTGAATGGATGGCATTTGGTGTGCCGTTTGTCGTTATTATGATGGCGTTAGCGTGGTTTTTAATAGGCTTTATGTACAAAGCTGACCAAAAGAAAATCGAGCTAAGCATCAAAGGTAAATTCCTTAAAACACCCAAAGCCATTGCGGTATACGCCACTTTTGCGCTAACCATCATTCTTTGGTTAATGGGCTCAAGCCATGGCATGAACTCTTATACCGTCGCTCTGATTCCTGTCGCTGTGTTCTCACTTACAGGGATCATCAATAAAGAAGACCTGAAGAAAATTTCTTGGGACGTATTGTGGCTTGTATCAGGTGGTATTGCGCTTGGTTTAGCTCTCGATAAAACTGGCTTAGCAAGGCTCGTGGTACACAGCATACCGTTTGATGCTTACTCACCATATGTGGTGTTGTTCGGAGCAGCGTTCTTGTGTTTGGTAATGGCAAACTTTATGTCTCATACCGCAACGGCTAACTTGTTAATGCCAATTATGGCTGCATTAGGTTCGTCTATGGCTTCACTCACGCCACTCGGCGGTGAGTTAACGTTAATTCTGGTTGTGACTTTTGCCGCTTCATTAGGTATGTCGTTGCCAATCAGTACGCCACCGAATGCGTTGGCTCATGCCACTGGTCATGTGCAAAGTAATCAAATGGCCAGAATCGGTATTATTTTAGGTGTGGTTGGTGTGCTACTGAGTTTTGTTATGGTGTGGGTGCTACATTCAATTGGTCACATAGGATAA
- a CDS encoding HEPN domain-containing protein, whose product MALPMPRKDITKLLISTPSHFIGHYENDVFRAVVVNENLGVKSARKDERTYKQYIEVTVETPEYKKDTIVIPNYSQIGENFCIALSVLFGKVFDSHGLLQQHGWAYLPDLNSNHKIHNKNLTINSSKPRVDYEIELNLENINLIQDVLFQHDEDTVDAQSTFWYAGRFYVQSLRIVEENPELAFLSLITAGEILASYFEYDTDDLLDEGSKQLLEKLKKLGEDGEQLHKKVSKKLMGISESFCKFLIDCLDDEFFDRTESKHDFEKLTKSDIKQRLKAAYTLRSKYVHAGKTPSGWMSVDYLNNNEEVHHGTPVLEDKDMKKTIKRSPTFIGMERIIRYSLLKFIMKTNVIRRI is encoded by the coding sequence ATGGCACTTCCGATGCCCCGAAAAGACATTACAAAGCTTTTGATCTCAACTCCGTCTCACTTTATTGGTCATTACGAAAATGATGTTTTTAGAGCTGTCGTTGTTAATGAAAATTTGGGTGTGAAGTCGGCGAGAAAAGATGAAAGGACTTACAAGCAGTACATCGAGGTGACAGTCGAAACTCCGGAGTACAAAAAGGACACTATTGTAATTCCTAACTATAGCCAAATTGGAGAGAACTTCTGCATTGCATTGTCAGTTCTTTTTGGGAAAGTATTTGATTCTCATGGCCTTTTGCAACAGCATGGATGGGCTTACCTTCCGGATCTCAATTCAAATCATAAAATACATAACAAAAATCTTACCATAAACAGTTCTAAGCCTAGAGTTGATTATGAAATAGAGTTAAACCTTGAGAACATAAATCTAATACAAGACGTTTTATTTCAACATGATGAGGATACTGTTGACGCTCAGTCGACCTTTTGGTACGCAGGGCGTTTTTATGTTCAGTCTCTTCGTATAGTCGAAGAAAACCCTGAACTTGCCTTTCTTAGCTTAATTACTGCTGGTGAAATATTGGCTTCATATTTTGAATATGACACTGACGATCTACTCGATGAGGGTAGTAAGCAACTACTAGAAAAACTGAAAAAACTAGGTGAAGATGGTGAACAACTTCATAAGAAAGTTAGCAAAAAGTTAATGGGTATTTCAGAGTCATTCTGTAAATTTTTAATCGACTGTTTGGATGATGAGTTTTTCGATAGAACTGAGTCGAAGCATGATTTTGAAAAGTTAACTAAATCTGATATCAAACAACGATTAAAAGCCGCTTATACTTTACGAAGTAAGTATGTGCATGCAGGAAAAACGCCTTCTGGCTGGATGTCTGTTGACTATTTAAATAATAATGAAGAAGTGCATCATGGAACACCAGTATTGGAAGATAAAGATATGAAAAAAACTATCAAGCGGTCACCGACATTTATTGGTATGGAAAGGATCATTCGATATTCACTTCTTAAATTCATAATGAAAACAAATGTGATCCGCAGAATTTAG
- a CDS encoding DUF2806 domain-containing protein, whose protein sequence is MTKNEISAISLGELSQPVTKLIESVQCAIGTLYEPTKIRKIAKANADASVIEAKARVEVSDIEARALARLNHKEVVRQQNIESIIEMSLDNLPDSVSEELIDEEWLLNFFDSCQNISRSSMQMIWAKILAGEVSEPGSFSIRTLSVLKTLQKNEAELFSNLAQYVWKHESSWVILSQIEKDDDGIGSMGIDALEFRDFVTLQTCGLVEINIWDGYRIPLCSFSLEYFDEKYKLTLPENKKYFSLSNCNLTAAGRELFEIIYRRKNNIYKEQVLKGWGSEDISAIKVP, encoded by the coding sequence ATGACAAAAAATGAAATATCAGCAATTAGTCTTGGCGAGTTGTCTCAGCCAGTGACCAAATTGATTGAATCTGTTCAGTGTGCAATAGGTACATTATATGAACCGACGAAAATTCGAAAAATAGCAAAGGCAAATGCTGATGCATCGGTTATAGAAGCAAAAGCTAGAGTTGAGGTTTCAGATATTGAAGCTAGAGCTTTAGCTCGCTTGAACCATAAAGAAGTTGTTAGACAGCAGAACATTGAATCCATAATCGAAATGTCTTTGGATAACTTGCCAGACTCAGTTTCTGAAGAACTGATAGACGAAGAGTGGTTACTAAACTTTTTTGATAGTTGTCAGAATATTAGTAGAAGCTCAATGCAAATGATATGGGCAAAGATTCTTGCTGGCGAAGTCTCTGAACCTGGCTCGTTTTCTATTCGCACATTATCAGTTTTAAAAACACTGCAAAAAAATGAAGCGGAGTTGTTTTCAAATCTAGCCCAATATGTGTGGAAGCATGAGTCATCATGGGTGATCTTGTCCCAAATAGAGAAAGATGACGATGGTATTGGTTCTATGGGGATCGATGCTTTGGAGTTTCGTGATTTTGTTACTCTTCAAACATGCGGATTAGTTGAAATAAACATATGGGATGGTTATCGAATACCCTTGTGTTCATTTTCATTAGAGTACTTCGATGAAAAATACAAACTGACTTTGCCAGAAAATAAAAAATACTTTTCACTCTCAAATTGTAACCTGACAGCCGCAGGAAGAGAGCTCTTTGAAATTATATATCGCAGGAAAAATAATATTTACAAAGAACAAGTTTTAAAAGGCTGGGGTAGTGAAGATATATCAGCAATCAAAGTACCCTAA